CTTCCAAAAGCGTCAGCACGTCGCTCACCGAAAGGCGAAGCTCGGGCAGGCGCAACAGCGTCTCCAGGGCGATCATCAACGGCTGGCGTCGGCGGCTCGACTGGTCCGAGAGCGTATAGGGAATATGGCGAGTGTCGTTTTGGGGGTACTGGCCGAACACCGCCTGAATGTGCGGCGCGTACTGATCGATATCCGGCACCATGACGATGATATCCCGCGGGCGCAGGGTGTCGTCGGCGCTGAAGGCGGCGAGGAGCTGGTCGTGGAGGATTTCCACCTCGCGCTGGGCGCCGTGGGCCACGTGAAAAACCACGGAGTCGTCGTGGCCGGCCTCCACTGCCGGCCAGTCGCGGCGGGTTTCTTCCAGCGGGCGCAGCTCGCGGATGTCGTCCTGCAGCTGGTGGAGCAGGCGCGGAGCGTGGGCATCGCCAAACGGCTCGAAGATATCGATGCGCAGCGACTGCTGCTCAAACAGGCGCTGATAGTCGCCGGTATCGTCGTGCTCGTCGAGCAGGCGCAGGTAGTCTCGCCCCTGCTTGCCCCAGGCGGCGAGCAGGGGCTGGGCGTGCAGGTGCAGCGCCTCGTCGGCGTCGCCCGTGCCCAGCACGTCGAGCTCGCCGGGCATGCCGGCCTTGCGCGCCTGGCGGTAGCGGGTGGCGCGCAGCAAATCCTTGTGCTCGATGATGTCCGCCCAGTAGAACTGGCAGGGGTTGTGCACGCAGAGCACCACCTGGCAGCAGCGCGAAAGCGCCGCCAGCGCTTCCAGAGTCTGCTGGGGCAGCGAGGAGATACCGAAGATGATCAGCCGGCGGGGCAACGCCGGCGGTCGCGTTTCCGGGGTCAGCGCCTCGGCGGCGGCAAGAAAGCGCCGGTGAACCTCGGCGCGGCTGCCGGCAAGCCCGGCTTCGCCCTGGGTAGCGGCGACGTCGTCGCGCAGGGCGCGCCACAGCGCCGGCTGCCAGCGCTGCTGCTCGCCAAGCGCCACCGCCTGGCCCCGAGCGCTGATCAGCACGTCGTCGCCCCGGGCCCAGGCGTCCAGCCAGTCGGCGCGGTAGACCTGATACTGGTCGAAAAGATCCGCCAGCCGCTCGGCCAGCTGGAAGCGCTTGCGCTGATCGCGATCGACTGCCAGAAAGCGTCTCAGCGGGGCGAAGGTCTCGTCTTCCACAAGGGTGGGCAGCAGGCGCAAAAGCCGCCACACCAGCCGGGACTTGTCGAACGGCGAGGTTTCCGGCACGCCGGCGTGATCGCCGGGGGCGTGCTTGAGCACGGTGCGGTAGGACTGCCATAAAAAGCGCGCGGGAAGCGTCACGTCGAGGGCGGCGGCAATGCCGGCGCCGCCGTCGTCTGGGTCCGCCGCCAGCGCCAGCTTGAGCCACTGGCCGATGCCGTTGCTCTGTACCAGCAGGGTTTCGTTTTCCAGCGGGGCCAGCGGGTGGCGGCGCATCCACTCGATGGCCAGGCCGCGCAAATCTTCCAGACGATTGGCGTGCACCACCATAAAACCGGGGGTAAGCGGCGGGGCGGACAACAGCGGCATGCGGCGTTCCTTCACGGCGTGGGCAACAAACGGCTATGGTGCCACAGACAGGCGCTTTGCGGCAGGCGAGGTATGGCGCCAGGCCATGGCGCTGCGCGATACTAGCCATGGGCAATAGCCACAAGAGTCACCAAGGAGACCAATAGATGACCGACCAGTCCGACAGTACCCGCCGCCATTCCTCCCCGGTGGTCGACGGCCCGGGCAAGTCCGCCAGCCGCGCCATGCTGCGCGCGGTGGGCTTTAGCGACGACGACTTTCAAAAGCCCCAGGTGGGCGTGGCCTCGACCTGGAGCATGGTGACGCCGTGCAACAGCCACATTGGCGAGCTGGCTGAGCACGCCCGGGACGGCGCCGACCGCGCCGGCGGCAAGGGCGTGATCTTCAACACCATCACCATCTCCGACGGCATCGCCAACGGCACCGAAGGCATGAAGTATTCGCTGGTCTCCCGGGAGGTGATCGCCGACTCCATCGAGACCGTGGCCGGCTGCGAGGGCTTTGACGGCCTTGTTGCCATCGGCGGCTGCGACAAGAACATGCCCGGCTGCATGATGGGGCTTTCGCGGCTTGATCGGCCCAGCGTATTTGTTTACGGCGGCACCATTCTGCCCGGCGAAGGCCACACCGATATCGTCTCGGTGTTCGAGGCCATGGGCGCGCACTCCCGGGGCGATATCGACCGCATCGAGCTGAAAAATATCGAAGAGACGGCGATTCCCGGCCCCGGCTCCTGCGGCGGCATGTATACCGCCAACACCATGGCCTCGGCGATTGAAGCGCTGGGCATGAGCCTGCCAGGAAGCTCCGCCCAGAACGCCGTGTCCAACGACAAGCGCGACGACTGCGAAGCCGCCGGCGAGGCGGTGCTCGAGCTTTTGAAGCGCGATATCAAGCCGTCCGACATCATGACCCGGGAAGCGTTTGAAAACGCCATTACCGTGGTGATTGCGCTGGGCGGCTCCACCAACGCCGTGCTTCATCTGGTCGGCATGGCCCGGACCGCCGGCGTGGAACTGTCCCTTGACGACTTCACCGCCATCGGCAAGCGCGTGCCGGTGGTGGCCGACCTGCGCCCCAGCGGCCACTACATGATGAGCGAGCTGGTGGCCATCGGCGGCATTCAGCCGCTGATGAAGCTTTTGCTCGACGCCGGCCTGCTTCACGGCGACTGTCTGACCGTGACCGGCAGGACGCTGGCGGAAAACCTTGCCGAGGTGGAAGGTTACCCCGACGCTCAGGACATTATCGCGCCGCTTGGCGAGCCGGTGAAGGCGGAAAGCCACCTGCGCATTCTCTACGGCAATCTCGCCCCGGAAGGCGCGGTGGCCAAGATCACCGGCAAGGAAGGCACCCACTTTCGCGGTACGGCGCGGGTATTCAACTCCGAGGAAGAGGCCCAGGCGGGCATCAACGACGGCACCGTGGTCGCCGGCGACGTGGTGGTCATCCGCTACGAAGGCCCCAAGGGCGGGCCGGGCATGCGCGAAATGCTCACGCCCACCTCCGCCATCATGGGCCGGGGGCTGGGCAACGACGTGGCGCTGATCACCGACGGTCGCTTCTCCGGCGGCAGCCACGGCTTCGTGGTGGGCCACATGGCGCCCGAAGCCTTCGACGGCGGACCGCTGGCGCTGGTGGAAGACGGCGACGTGATCACCATCGATGCCGAAGCCAACACCATCGACGTGGCCGTCGGCGGCGAGGATATCGAGCAGCGTCACGCCGCCTGGCAGCGCCCGGCGCCGCGCTATACCAAAGGCGTGCTGGCCAAGTACGCAAGGCTTGTCAGCTCGGCCAGCACCGGGGCGGTGACCGACGACGACTGACGCCGCGTGGCGCCAGCCGGCCGGATTATCCTTCTACGCGGCTGACACGGACGGGCAGCCCCTGGCGCACGGAGGCGCCGCTGACGCCCTCAAGCCAGGTGCCCGCCACCCGGCGGGTGGGATCGGCAAAGCCCAGATCGTTGATGTTGATACCGGCGCCGACCCACTGGTTGCCGGAGAAGGCTTCGCCGTCCACCTCGTGCTCGCTGGCGCCAAGCTCGGTATGGCCGAAGCTGTGCTCGATGCCAAGCGCGCCTTTCATCACGCCGTTGCTCACCAGCGCCAGCGCTTTCACCGCCCGCCCCGGGCTTTCGATGCGCACGGTATCGCCGTGGGCAACCCCCGCCCGTTCGGCGTCGTCGGTGTGCATCAGCACCGGGTTGTACGGTTTGATCATGCGCAGCCGCTCAAGGCCGATGGCGTACGAATTCATCAGGTTGGACTTGTAGGAAAACGCCAGCAGCGGCCAGTCGTCTTCGGAGTACACCTCGCGCATGGGCGTGCCGTCAGCCATTTTCGGGGCCTGCAGACAGGGCGTGCCGGACAGGCGCTCGCCGGTCTGGCTGTTGACGGTGGTACCCACCTGGGGGTTATACACGCACAGCGCTCGAGTCCAGGCGTGGGCGAGCTTCTTGTCGCCGTCGAAGGCGTCCTCGTGGTCTTCAAAGCGCCCGCCCCGAGCGTAGAGGTAGGCCACCCGGGCTCGCTCTTCTACCGGCAGGGTGCGCGTGAGTTTGGGCAGCAAAGGCTCGATGCCGCTGTGCATGACGTCGCTCTTGTCGGCCTCGGGCAGGGGCTCGCCCGTATAGGCAATGTTGGCCGCCGCGCGCAGGAAGAAATCCTCGGCGCGGTTGAGCGGGTAGAGCTTGCCGTCGGCGCCGGGGATGGCGTCGTTGCCGAAGCCCGGCAGCCCCAGCCGCTTGGCGGTGGCGATGAAAAAGCTCTCCATGCTGACGGGTTCGCCGTCGGCGGTCTTGTCCTGGCGCGGCTCGATAATCGGCCAGCAGGCGGTGGTCATTTTGGTCAGGGTGCCGCTCCAGGCGCCGGTAAAGCCCCAGACCTCGTACATCACCGAGTCCGGCACGATGTAGTCGGCAAAGCGGTTGGTTTCGTTGATAAAGCCGTCCACCGCCACGTAAAGCCCGAGGTTTTTGGGGTCCTTGAGCTTGTCGACGATCGTATCGTGGAGACCCGCCTGGCCGTACAGCGGGTTGGCCATGCAGCCGATCACCGCCTTGATGGGGTAGGGGTAGCCGTCCAGCGCCGAGGCCAGCTGCTCGGTGAGAATCGGCGGCGCAAGCGGGCGCCAGGGGGCCTTGGCCGGGTAAGGATTTTCCCCGGCCTCCACCTTGCGTCGATACTCCGAGGTGTCCTCGTAGGCAAAGCGCGTGCGCGAGACGAACACGCCCTGGGGGCCGCGCTTGCCGGGGAAGTCGGCGAGATCGTAGCGCGGACCGCTGCCGGTGCCGTTAAACTTGCCGCCGCCCAGCGCGGCGCCGCCCTGGCGGTTGAAGCTGCCGGCGAGCAAGTTGAGCATCATAAGGCCGTAGGCGCCGTAGAAGCCGGTGGCCGACATCATGCCGCCGTGGGTATCTACCACGGCATCGCGGCCGTAGGCGGCAAAGCGCTCGGCGATGTGCTTGATCACCCGGGCGTCGATGCCGCAGTGCTCGGCGTAGTCTTCCAGGCTGTGCTCGTTGGCGGTGTCGCGCAGCTTGGCGAGGCTGCTCTTGACGCGGAGGGTGCCGTCGGCTGTCTCGACGTCGCGCTCGACGAACAGCTCGGCCTTGCGCACCTCGCGGCTGGGCCGAAGCTCGCCTCGGGCATCCACCACCATGACGTCGTCGGCGTCGCTTCCGGCCTCGACGCTACCCTCGAGCGCGCCCAGGTCCGAGCGGCGCAGAAAGTGGCCAAAGCGCGGATGGTCTTCGTTTTCGATGACCAGGTGAGTGGCGTTGGTGTGGCCGTTTTCGCCGGCAGCGTCCACCGCCTCGGGGCTGGGCATCGCCAGGTAGTCGGCGGCGTAGGCTTCGTGCTCGATGAGCCACTGGATCATCGCCATGGCGAAGGCAGTGTCGCTTGCCGGGCGGATGGGTACCCAGCGGCTGCGCTCGGCGGCAGCGTGGGAGGCGCTGGCGTTGAGCCCGGGGTCGATGACCACGTAGTCCAGGCTGCCGGTGGCTCGGGCCTCGGCCAGCAGCCGGCCCTGGCGCTTGAAGGGGTTGCCCGCCTGGCTCGGTGCGGTGCCGATGAACAGCGCGAACTTCGCCCGGGTGTAGTCGGGCTTGACGTGGGCAAACTTGGCCATGTCGTCCATCAGCGCGCCGGAGCCCATGCGGAACGCCAGCCCGCAGTAGGAGCCGTGGTGGCCGTAGTTGCGGGTGCCGAAGGCGTTGAAACCAAAGCGTTTCAAGATCGCCGAGCGGCCGTAGTCGGTGGCCTCCATCAGCAAAAGCTGGTTGGCCTTGGGGCCGTACTCGGGGTTGTCGGCGTCTACCGGCTCGTCGTGGTTGTGAATGGCGCGCAGGCCGTCGACGTGGCCTTCGCCGAACAGGTCGCCGCCTTCGCAGATTTCCTCGATCAGCGTTTCAAAGGAGATGCGCTCCCAGCGCCGCTCGCCGCGCTCGCCCACGCGCTTCAGGCAGTGGGTGACCCGGTGGGGGCTGGTAATTTGCCCGATCATGGCGTTGCCCCGGGCGCAGGCGGTGGAACGCCCGGCAAGCCCCTGCTCGTCAAGGGCGCTGACGTGCTTGAGCGCGTCCACTACCGGGGTGCGCATGGGCAGGTGCGGCTCGCTGGAAAGCGGGTGGTAAGGGTTGCCAATAGTGCGCAGCACTTCGTCGGTATTGTTGTCCACGCGCACCCGTACGCCGCACTTGGTGGTGCAGCCGTAGCACACGGTAAAGGCGGTGCGCTGGTCCGGGTTCAGGGTCAGCTCGCCGGACTTGAGGTCGACGCGGTATTCCGGCGCCAGAGCGTTGCCGTAGATGTTGTGTTCGGGCTTGTCCCCGGCGCTGCCGGTGACCCCCTTGGCCATCTTGACCAGCGGGCCGGAGTAGCCCGCGGCGAAGGCCGCAGCGCCGCCGGTGGCAGCGGCGCCCTTGAGCAGGCGACGACGTGAATTATCCATGGCGAACTCCTTGGGTCGCGGGAGAAACGGAAGCGCTGGGAGCAGGCGCGGCGGAAGTGTCGGCCGGGGCGTCGCGCTCGGGGTCAAGCGAGGCGTCGCGCCAGGGAACGAACAGCTCGATGACCAGCAGGGCGGTGAGCCAGAGGCCAAAGATGCCGATAATGCCGGTCAGCCCGTAGGAGCCGAAGGCCACGTGGTAGTCGTGAAAGCCGGCGCTGTTGCGGGCCACGGTCTGCACGTTCATCAGCACCACCCAGCGGAACATCCAGGCTACGTGCAGGGCGAGCAGGCCCAGCGCCCAGCCGAACAGTTTGCGGCGCGCGGGGCCACGACGCGCCATGAAGGCCAGTACGGCCAGCAGCACGCCGGCAATGCCGCCCTCCACGGCGGTAGAGCGCCAGGCCGCGCTCTGGTCGATGGAGTCAAGCGCAGCGGCCACCGAGCCGTATACCGCGTTGGCGCCGTCGAGGAGCCAGGTCAGGGCGATAAAGCCCGCGGCCACGCAGGCGCCGACGAGAATCGCCAGCATCTGGCGGTTGGTGTCGGCGCTGCGGATGCCGGACACGCGGTTAAGCAGCAGAATCAGCCCGCAGACGCCAATGATGCCGGTGGCGACGAACATGAACGGAAGCCAGGCGGTGTGCCACAGCGGCCGACCCTTGACGATGGCCACCTCGGCGCCGGTGTAGACCATCATGCCGACCGAAGTGGCAAGCGCGGCGAGCCCCGCCAGTATCATGACGCGGCGCGAGACCTGCCAGTCGCCCCAGGCGATCCAGCCGGCAATGCGCGAAAACCAGCCGTCGTCTGCCTGGGCGCGGGCCTTGAGCGCCGGGCGCCAGGCAAGCCAGGCCAGCAGCACCGTGGCGACCAGATGCAGCGGCAGCAGAAAGCTGCCCAGCGACATCCACGACCAGGGTGTGGGGTGGGCGTAGAAGTGCCAGAAGCGCAGCGGCTGGTGCAGGTCGGCCAGAAGCGCTACCGGCGCCACCAGGGTAGTAGAGACGCAGGCGAGAAGCGCAAGCCTCGAGGTGGCAAGCCAGCGCTGCCTGCCCAGAATGATCCCCGGCGCGGCAACCCAGAGGCTTGAGTAGGACAGCGCGATCAAAAAGAAGTACTGCACCGCCCAGGGGTACCAGGCAATGCCGTAGCGCGGCACGACGACTTCAGTGACCAAACTCATAGTCCATCTCCTTGCCCGCCTCGTTGATGATGTCCCAAATGCCGGGGGCGGCTTCGGGGCGCTGGGTAAAGCGCTCGTCCATGCCCAGGTAGAACACCTGGGGGTGGGTGCCTTTTTCCGGCTGCAGCACCATGAGCTCGTCGCGGTGCTCGGCCATCATGCGGCTGATGTGGCTGTCCGGGTCGCGCATGTCGCCGATGATCCGCGCCCCGCCCACGCAGGATTCCACGCAGGCGGGCAAAAGCCCGGCTTCCAGGCGGTGGACGCAGAAGGTGCACTTGTCGGCGGTCTGGGTCTTTTCGTTGATAAAGCGCGCGTCGTAGGGGCAGGCGTTGACGCAGTAGGCGCAGCCCACGCAGCGGTCGCTGTCCACTACCACGATGCCGTCCCGGCGCTGGTAGGTGGCCTGCACCGGGCAGACCGGTACGCAGGGCGGGTTGTCGCAGTGGTTGCAAAGCCTGGGAAGCATGAAGGTAGCGAGCTCACCCGTGTTTTCTTTCTCCACCTCAAACTGCGACACAACCGTGCGGAAATTGCCCAGCGGCGCGTCGTTTTCGATATGGCACGATACTGTGCAGGCCTGGCAGCCGATGCACTGGCGCAGGTCAATGAGCATGCCGTAGCGTTTTTCCGGGTCGCCTTCCCGGCGCGGCGGCTGATCGTTGATGCCGGCGCTGGCGACGCTTGAGAGCGGTACCATGGCGGCACCCGCGCTCAGGCGCGCCAGCTGGCCGAGAAGTGAGCGGCGTATGGGGTCCATGGCGCCTCCTGTGGTTACGGGCAGCGCAGCGGGCTGCCCTGAATGAATCGTCGGGGTAGATTCAGGGTAAGCCCCAGGAGGTACCTAAAAATTGATACGCATCAAGGAAGAGGAAAGGTAATTTAATACTGTCTTAATGCGTCTTTAAATCTTTGATTATATTGGTTAATTATTGAAGTAAGGCAAAGGAGGCGGGCATAAAAAACCAGCCCGGCGGCTGGTTTTGGCTTTCTCGGCGCTCGTGCGCCTTTTTCTGCGGGGAGAACCCATGGCCGGCTCAGTGCAATGGCGCCTCCGGTTCCAGCGTGCGGCGCAGGACGTTGAGCTCGTCGGCGTTCAGATGCTCAAGCCTGCCGGCCAGCAGGTCGCTGACCTTTTGCACGGGCAGCCCGGCACGGCGGGCAATATCGCGGCTGCCAAGCTCTGAAATGGCCATTAGCCGGGTAATGATGCGCATCAGACGCGTACGTTTTTCCAGTTCCCTGACGTC
This DNA window, taken from Halomonas piscis, encodes the following:
- the ilvD gene encoding dihydroxy-acid dehydratase; translation: MTDQSDSTRRHSSPVVDGPGKSASRAMLRAVGFSDDDFQKPQVGVASTWSMVTPCNSHIGELAEHARDGADRAGGKGVIFNTITISDGIANGTEGMKYSLVSREVIADSIETVAGCEGFDGLVAIGGCDKNMPGCMMGLSRLDRPSVFVYGGTILPGEGHTDIVSVFEAMGAHSRGDIDRIELKNIEETAIPGPGSCGGMYTANTMASAIEALGMSLPGSSAQNAVSNDKRDDCEAAGEAVLELLKRDIKPSDIMTREAFENAITVVIALGGSTNAVLHLVGMARTAGVELSLDDFTAIGKRVPVVADLRPSGHYMMSELVAIGGIQPLMKLLLDAGLLHGDCLTVTGRTLAENLAEVEGYPDAQDIIAPLGEPVKAESHLRILYGNLAPEGAVAKITGKEGTHFRGTARVFNSEEEAQAGINDGTVVAGDVVVIRYEGPKGGPGMREMLTPTSAIMGRGLGNDVALITDGRFSGGSHGFVVGHMAPEAFDGGPLALVEDGDVITIDAEANTIDVAVGGEDIEQRHAAWQRPAPRYTKGVLAKYARLVSSASTGAVTDDD
- a CDS encoding molybdopterin dinucleotide binding domain-containing protein, whose protein sequence is MDNSRRRLLKGAAATGGAAAFAAGYSGPLVKMAKGVTGSAGDKPEHNIYGNALAPEYRVDLKSGELTLNPDQRTAFTVCYGCTTKCGVRVRVDNNTDEVLRTIGNPYHPLSSEPHLPMRTPVVDALKHVSALDEQGLAGRSTACARGNAMIGQITSPHRVTHCLKRVGERGERRWERISFETLIEEICEGGDLFGEGHVDGLRAIHNHDEPVDADNPEYGPKANQLLLMEATDYGRSAILKRFGFNAFGTRNYGHHGSYCGLAFRMGSGALMDDMAKFAHVKPDYTRAKFALFIGTAPSQAGNPFKRQGRLLAEARATGSLDYVVIDPGLNASASHAAAERSRWVPIRPASDTAFAMAMIQWLIEHEAYAADYLAMPSPEAVDAAGENGHTNATHLVIENEDHPRFGHFLRRSDLGALEGSVEAGSDADDVMVVDARGELRPSREVRKAELFVERDVETADGTLRVKSSLAKLRDTANEHSLEDYAEHCGIDARVIKHIAERFAAYGRDAVVDTHGGMMSATGFYGAYGLMMLNLLAGSFNRQGGAALGGGKFNGTGSGPRYDLADFPGKRGPQGVFVSRTRFAYEDTSEYRRKVEAGENPYPAKAPWRPLAPPILTEQLASALDGYPYPIKAVIGCMANPLYGQAGLHDTIVDKLKDPKNLGLYVAVDGFINETNRFADYIVPDSVMYEVWGFTGAWSGTLTKMTTACWPIIEPRQDKTADGEPVSMESFFIATAKRLGLPGFGNDAIPGADGKLYPLNRAEDFFLRAAANIAYTGEPLPEADKSDVMHSGIEPLLPKLTRTLPVEERARVAYLYARGGRFEDHEDAFDGDKKLAHAWTRALCVYNPQVGTTVNSQTGERLSGTPCLQAPKMADGTPMREVYSEDDWPLLAFSYKSNLMNSYAIGLERLRMIKPYNPVLMHTDDAERAGVAHGDTVRIESPGRAVKALALVSNGVMKGALGIEHSFGHTELGASEHEVDGEAFSGNQWVGAGININDLGFADPTRRVAGTWLEGVSGASVRQGLPVRVSRVEG
- the dsrO gene encoding sulfate reduction electron transfer complex DsrMKJOP subunit DsrO, coding for MDPIRRSLLGQLARLSAGAAMVPLSSVASAGINDQPPRREGDPEKRYGMLIDLRQCIGCQACTVSCHIENDAPLGNFRTVVSQFEVEKENTGELATFMLPRLCNHCDNPPCVPVCPVQATYQRRDGIVVVDSDRCVGCAYCVNACPYDARFINEKTQTADKCTFCVHRLEAGLLPACVESCVGGARIIGDMRDPDSHISRMMAEHRDELMVLQPEKGTHPQVFYLGMDERFTQRPEAAPGIWDIINEAGKEMDYEFGH
- the nrfD gene encoding NrfD/PsrC family molybdoenzyme membrane anchor subunit, with protein sequence MSLVTEVVVPRYGIAWYPWAVQYFFLIALSYSSLWVAAPGIILGRQRWLATSRLALLACVSTTLVAPVALLADLHQPLRFWHFYAHPTPWSWMSLGSFLLPLHLVATVLLAWLAWRPALKARAQADDGWFSRIAGWIAWGDWQVSRRVMILAGLAALATSVGMMVYTGAEVAIVKGRPLWHTAWLPFMFVATGIIGVCGLILLLNRVSGIRSADTNRQMLAILVGACVAAGFIALTWLLDGANAVYGSVAAALDSIDQSAAWRSTAVEGGIAGVLLAVLAFMARRGPARRKLFGWALGLLALHVAWMFRWVVLMNVQTVARNSAGFHDYHVAFGSYGLTGIIGIFGLWLTALLVIELFVPWRDASLDPERDAPADTSAAPAPSASVSPATQGVRHG